ACTTTTCCCTTTTTCATCAAGGTCAAGCTTTTTTGCAATGGCAGTAGGAGTGTCTATAGACTTAGAAGAGTCTATGCTTAATTTCTTCAATAGTTCCTTGATGTATTTTTGTTTATGTATCATGGTTCCAATAGGTGTTTGCTTGATTTGCTGCCCCAAGACGAAGTTTAATTCACCCATCATGCTCGTTTTAAATTCATTTCCCATCATCACGGAAAATTCCTTGCACATTGATTCATTAGTAGCCCCAAAGataatatcatccacatataattATACAATCAGAAGATTTTTGCCTTTACTCTTCAGAAACAATGTGTTGTCCACCTTTCCTATTACAAAGTTATTGGTTAAGAGTAATTTTAAGAGCCTCTCATACCAAGCTCTTCGAGCCTGTTTCAGTCCATACAAGGCCTTGTCTAACTTGAACACATAG
This region of Nicotiana tomentosiformis chromosome 4, ASM39032v3, whole genome shotgun sequence genomic DNA includes:
- the LOC117280867 gene encoding uncharacterized mitochondrial protein AtMg00810-like, whose protein sequence is MCKEFSVMMGNEFKTSMMGELNFVLGQQIKQTPIGTMIHKQKYIKELLKKLSIDSSKSIDTPTAIAKKLDLDEKGKSVETKLYRGMIGSLLYLTTSRTDIVFSVGLCARFQGFILAGKALQERIFYWFLPGVLGNKEIELSGVVYS